CGCTGCGTCGCCAGCGTGCCGGCGGCTTCAGGCCGGTGCCCCCGGGCCTGGCCGCCCGGGAGCAGCGCCGCCGCGCGACGGCGGGAGAATGACGCCGGCCGCCGCTAGGCCGCCCAGGATCCCGACGGCCCCAGGCGGGCGTCGATTTCCCGGGTCTTTTCCAGCACCCGGCGCCGGATGGCCTGGAACTCCGTCAATTCCTTGACTCCGTAGTGGGTCCGGGTCTGGATGATGCCGGCCAGGTCCATGATTTCGTTGTAGATGTAGGGCAGGTACAGCGGATCGTGGCGCAGGAAGAACTGGATCTGGGACAGGAGTTGGTGGATCTCGGCCTGGTGCTTGCGGGCCTTGCGGACGAGCTTTTCCAGCCGACGGGTGGCGTTGGCCAGGGATTTGGCCCACTCGCCGGCTTTTTGCGAGAAAACCGGCCGCACCCGGGGGCCGGCCGCCCGGCCAAGCGCCTCCAGGAACACCCGCCGGGCCGCGCCCTGGCCGTCGAAAAAGCCCGGCGCCGCCAGATCCTCGGGCGTGATGTTGACCGCGCCCTCGATGACCGCCCCGTCGCCGTAAAGATTGTAGAACCGGGCTCCGCTCGCGGCGATGTCCCGTTCCATGTCGCGCTTGGCCGCCAGGAAGGCCATGTCCGTGCGGATGGTTTCGCCGTGGAGGTTTTGCAGCGTCGCCTCGGACCGGGCGTCCGACCGTCCGGGGCTGGCGTTGTGGTGGCCCGGGGCGTGGGTGGAGTCCCCGGACCAGGCCAGGTCCTGGCCCACCAGCACGAAACGCCGGGCTCCGGCCCAGGTGAGGAAGCGCTCCAAGGTCACGCCCACGTTGCCCCCGGCGTCGAGCACCAGTTCCTGGTCCTTGAGCACGTAGGTGGCCAGGCCGCCCTCGGTCCAAAGCGGCAGCCGCGGCCCGGGATAGCGGGCCACCACGCCGGGCTGCATCTTGGTGGAATAAAGCAGCGGGATGTCGGCGGCGAACGACGGATCGCGCAGGTTGTCGATGCCAAGGCCCGTGACCGGGCCGTAGTCGATGGCCAGGCACAGGTGGGGCTTGAGCCCCAAGCGTTCCAGGGCCGGCAGGGTCTGCAAGGCCGTGGCGAACAGGGCCTTGTCCCGGTAGGGCGCCAAGGCCGGCCCGAACCGGGCCAGGGACGGGCCGGCCCCCAGGATCACCACCGTCAAATCCTTGGCCGCGCCGGCCACGCGCAAAAGGCTCCCGTCCTGCATGGCTCGGGCGTAGTTGTGCAGCTCGTTGCCGACCATGACCTCCTGCTTGAAACGCAACGTGGACAGTTCCACGCCGAGGCTTTCGAGCCTGGCCCGCACATGGGCCGTGGCCCGGGCGTACTGCGGCCCCAGTTGCAGGCTCGGCCCGTCGGCCCGCAGGTTGATGCGGGCGTACAGGAAGCTCACGTCCAGGCCAAGCAGGGCCTGTTCCACCACCTGCTTGTCCGGCGGCAGAAATTGCAGTTGCCCCGAGGCCAGAAACGGCCGGTAGTCCGTTTGGCTTAAGCAGGCCAAAAGCATCTCGGGCAGCGGCTCGATGACCAGGATCTTGTGGGAGGGCGGCACGCCGGTCAGCACGTGGTTGAGGCCGTAGCCCAGGGCCGTGCCGATGATGACCGTGGCGCCGCCGGGGAGTTTTTCCGTGGGCCGCCAGTCCCGGTAGTGGGCGGCCGGCGGGAGGGCCTCGAAAAGGCCCCGGCCGTCGTCCATGCGCCAGTCCAGGCTGCCGTGGCGGTTTTGGAAGATGCGGGCATAGACGTCTTCGGGGCTGGGCGAGCCGCCGGCCAGCCAGCGGGCGGCCGGCGCGCCGGATCGGGCCAGGGCCATGAGGTTGTCGGCCAGAAACGAGGTGCTTTGCATGGGTCCGTCCTTGGGCTCGATGGGGCTCGGAAAGCAATAATCCTGCCAGGCTTGCCGGTCAGCCGTTTTTTGCCTACCACGAACCGACCGGGATACTGGCATTTCATCTGCGAGGCATGCATGATCCACGACAACGTCCTTTCCCTGGTCGGCGGCACCCCGCTCGTGCGGCTTTCGCGCCTCTGCCCCAACCCGGCCGTGACCCTGGCCGCCAAGGTGGAAATGCGCAATCCCGGCGGCTCCATCAAGGACCGGGTGGCCCTGGCCATGATCGAGGCGGCCGAACGGGCCGGGGAGCTTGTCCCCGGCCGCACCGTCATCGAGGCCACCTCCGGCAACACCGGCATCGGCCTGGCCATGGTCTGCGCCGTCAAGGGCTACAAATT
This Solidesulfovibrio sp. DNA region includes the following protein-coding sequences:
- a CDS encoding 6-hydroxymethylpterin diphosphokinase MptE-like protein translates to MQSTSFLADNLMALARSGAPAARWLAGGSPSPEDVYARIFQNRHGSLDWRMDDGRGLFEALPPAAHYRDWRPTEKLPGGATVIIGTALGYGLNHVLTGVPPSHKILVIEPLPEMLLACLSQTDYRPFLASGQLQFLPPDKQVVEQALLGLDVSFLYARINLRADGPSLQLGPQYARATAHVRARLESLGVELSTLRFKQEVMVGNELHNYARAMQDGSLLRVAGAAKDLTVVILGAGPSLARFGPALAPYRDKALFATALQTLPALERLGLKPHLCLAIDYGPVTGLGIDNLRDPSFAADIPLLYSTKMQPGVVARYPGPRLPLWTEGGLATYVLKDQELVLDAGGNVGVTLERFLTWAGARRFVLVGQDLAWSGDSTHAPGHHNASPGRSDARSEATLQNLHGETIRTDMAFLAAKRDMERDIAASGARFYNLYGDGAVIEGAVNITPEDLAAPGFFDGQGAARRVFLEALGRAAGPRVRPVFSQKAGEWAKSLANATRRLEKLVRKARKHQAEIHQLLSQIQFFLRHDPLYLPYIYNEIMDLAGIIQTRTHYGVKELTEFQAIRRRVLEKTREIDARLGPSGSWAA